The following proteins are encoded in a genomic region of Coffea eugenioides isolate CCC68of chromosome 6, Ceug_1.0, whole genome shotgun sequence:
- the LOC113774868 gene encoding splicing factor 3B subunit 3 isoform X1, whose translation MAVTEEESSSPSSSSSSSWPGANSKLRSSASHHSYYLAKSVLRSSVVLQLVRGHIRSPFSNDVVLGKETSVELVIIDDDGALQSVCEQPVFGTIKDLAILPWNERFHHSQNPQIRGKDVLVVISDSGKLSFLSFSSEMHRFFPLTHVQLSSPGNGRDQIGRMLAVDSNGCFIAASAYEDKLALFSVSLSSGSDVIDKKIFLPPENQCNDKGFPSVCGTIWSMCFISKDLRQQSKERSPLLAVILNRRMSYYRNELLLLEWNLREQAVHVIFRYDEAGPLAHHVVEVPNSYGLAFLFRAGDALLMDFRDAHNPSVIFRTSLDFIPASVEEQNFAEDTATIRIPDIIDEEGMYSVAASALLELSDMRKSDSMDIDADTSIKPGSNYICSWSWEPGNVDNPRMIFSADSGDLFMIEISSDSHGLKVNLSDGLYKSLPSKALLWVEGGFLAAIVEMGDGMVLKLEDGGLYYRSPIQNIAPILDMSVVDYHGEKHDQMFACCGMAPEGSLRIIRSGISVDKLLKTAPIYHGITGTWALKMNVTDTCHSFLVLSFVEETRVLSVGVSFSDVTDSVGFQPDVCTLACGLVADGLLVQIHQNAVRLCVPINVAQSEGVPMSSPSCSSWGPDNMSISLGAVGHNVIAVATSSPCVLFILGIRSLSTYCYEIIQMQQVRLQNELSCISIPSRHLEHRSLPSQMNFRDTSPAVGLPSGVDINNAIIIGTHKPSVEVLSFSPDTGLQILAIGTISLTNTMGTIISGCVPQDVRLVLVDRLYILSGLRNGMLLRFEWPPDSAISPSDYTVMGSCLVNSLGSAMSTPPSNRGSLRSFSSFLEKTRDSFPVHLQLIAVRRIGITPVFLVPLSDYLDADIIVLSDRPWLLQTARHSLSYTSISFQPSTHVTPVCSGECPRGILFVAENSLHLVEMVSSKRLNVQKFHLGGTPRKVLYHSESRLLLVLRTELQNDSYSSDVCCVDPLSGSLLSSFKFEPGETGKCMELVKVGHEHVLVVGTSLSAGPAIMPSGEAESTSGRLIVLCLEHTQNSDTGSATFSSRTFSYSQRSSPFREIGGCSAEQLSSGSICSSPDDDSSDGIKLEESEAWHLRLTYSTIWPGMVLAVCPYLDRYFLASAGNSFYVCSFPNDNLQRVRRLAVGRTRFVIMTLTAHFTRIAVGDCRDGILFYSYHEDARKLEQVYCDPVQRLVADCILMDVDTAVVSDRKGSIAVLSSSDHLEDNASPECNLTLNCSYYMGEIAMSIRKGSFSYKLPADDVLRGYAVANTISDLSHNSIMASTLLGGVVIFIPVTRREYELLEAVQARLVIHPLTAPILGNDHNDFRGRESSVGTRKILDGDMLAQFLELTSMQQEAVLALPLSSLNKVMLSTKQSPPRITVNQVVRLLERVHYALN comes from the exons ATGGCGGTTACGGAGGAAGAATCGTCATCGCCGTCTTCCTCGTCGTCGTCGTCCTGGCCTGGAGCCAACTCTAAATTACGCTCCTCTGCCTCTCACCACTCCTATTATCTCGCCAAGTCTGTGCTCCGTAGCAGCGTTGTTCTTCAGCTTGTCCGCGGCCACATCcgctcccctttctccaacgaCGTCGTCCTTGGCAAG GAAACATCTGTAGAGCTGGTAATTATTGATGACGATGGAGCATTGCAATCTGTTTGTGAGCAGCCTGTTTTTGGCACAATAAAAGATCTTGCTATCCTCCCTTGGAATGAGAGGTTTCACCATTCGCAAAACCCTCAG ATTCGGGGGAAAGACGTTCTGGTTGTAATTTCTGATTCAGGGAAGCTTTCCTTTCTCAGTTTTAGCAGTGAAATGCACAG GTTTTTCCCCTTAACGCACGTGCAACTTTCGTCCCCAGGAAATGGAAGGGATCAAATTGGAAGGATGTTGGCTGTTGATTCCAA TGGTTGTTTCATTGCTGCAAGTGCATATGAGGACAAATTGGCTCTTTTTTCAGTGTCACTTTCTTCTGGCAGTGATGTCATCGATAAG aaaatctttttGCCCCCTGAAAATCAATGCAATGACAAAGGTTTTCCAAGTGTTTGTGGTACTATATGGAGCATGTGCTTTATCTCAAAAGATCTTCGTCAACAAAGTAAGGAGCGCAGCCCTCTATTAGCAGTTATTCTGAATAG GAGGATGTCATATTATCGGAATGAACTTCTTCTATTAGAGTGGAATCTCAGGGAGCAGGCTGTCCATGTAATATTCCGTTATGATGAAGCTGGACCTCTAGCACATCACGTAGTTGAAGTTCCTAATTCTTATGGATTAGCTTTTCTGTTCAGGGCTGGTGATGCACTATTAATGGATTTTAGGGATGCTCACAACCCTTCTGTAATTTTTAGAACTAGCTTGGATTTTATACCGGCTTCAGTGGAAGAGCAGAATTTTGCGGAAGATACTGCTACAATTAGAATTCCCGATATTATTGATGAAGAAGGAATGTACAGTGTTGCAGCCTCTGCATTGCTGGAGCTGAGTGACATGCGTAAGAGTGATTCAATGGATATTGATGCTGACACTAGCATAAAGCCAGGTTCTAACTATATTTGCTCCTGGAGCTGGGAGCCAGGGAATGTGGACAATCCGAGGATGATTTTCAGTGCAGACTCTGGAGATCTTTTTATGATTGAAATTTCTTCTGATTCTCATGGCCTGAAAGTAAATCTATCTGATGGTCTTTACAAAAGTTTACCTTCAAAGGCATTATTGTGGGTTGAGGGTGGGTTTTTGGCTGCAATTGTTGAGATGGGTGATGGAATGGTTTTAAAGCTGGAAGATGGAGGGCTATATTACAGAAGCCCAATTCAAAATATTGCACCAATTTTGGACATGTCAGTTGTTGATTATCATGGTGAGAAACATGACCAAATGTTTGCCTGTTGTGGGATGGCACCAGAGGGTTCATTGCGGATTATCAGAAGTGGTATCAGTGTGGACAAATTGTTGAAAACTGCCCCTATTTATCATGGTATAACTGGCACTTGGGCACTTAAAATGAATGTTACTGATACGTGTCATTCTTTCCTAGTGCTATCATTTGTTGAGGAGACCAGGGTGCTTTCTGTTGGTGTAAGCTTTTCTGATGTGACAGATTCAGTTGGTTTCCAACCAGATGTCTGCACACTGGCATGTGGTCTGGTGGCTGATGGTTTGCTGGTGCAAATCCACCAAAATGCGGTCAGACTCTGCGTGCCTATTAATGTAGCCCAATCTGAAGGTGTTCCCATGTCTTCTCCAAGTTGTTCGTCGTGGGGTCCTGATAATATGAGCATAAGCTTAGGAGCAGTTGGGCATAATGTGATAGCTGTGGCAACCTCTAGTCCCTGTGTCTTGTTTATTCTTGGTATCAGGTCCTTATCAACTTATTGTTATGAAATAATCCAAATGCAACAAGTGAGGCTGCAGAATGAGTTGTCCTGCATCTCAATACCTTCAAGACATCTAGAGCACAGATCATTACCATCCCAAATGAACTTCAGAGATACTAGCCCTGCTGTTGGGTTGCCGTCTGGAGTGGACATCAATAATGCCATTATCATCGGCACACACAAACCTTCAGTTGAGGTTTTGTCATTTTCCCCTGATACGGGTCTGCAAATTCTTGCTATAGGGACCATCTCTTTAACAAACACCATGGGAACGATTATCAGTGGCTGTGTTCCTCAAGATGTACGGCTTGTACTAGTTGATCGGCTTTACATTCTTTCAGGGTTGAGGAATGGTATGCTTCTTAGATTTGAATGGCCTCCTGATTCGGCTATCTCCCCCTCTGATTACACAGTTATGGGTTCCTGCTTGGTAAATTCATTGGGTTCAGCAATGTCTACTCCTCCAAGCAACAGAGGGTCCTTGAGGTCCTTTTCCAGTTTCTTGGAGAAGACAAGAGACAGCTTTCCTGTTCACCTTCAGCTTATTGCCGTTCGCCGCATCGGCATTACTCCTGTTTTTCTGGTTCCATTAAGCGATTACCTTGATGCTGACATAATTGTTTTGAGCGATAGGCCATGGTTACTGCAGACTGCAAGGCACAGCTTGTCATATACATCCATCTCTTTTCAACCTTCCACACATGTCACTCCAGTTTGCTCAGGAGAATGTCCTAGGGGAATTTTATTTGTTGCAGAGAATAGTCTTCATTTG GTGGAGATGGTGTCAAGTAAGAGGCTTAATGTGCAGAAGTTTCATCTTGGAGGCACACCAAGGAAGGTTTTATACCACAGTGAAAGCAGATTATTACTTGTCTTgaggactgaattgcaaaatgattcatattcatCTGATGTATGCTGTGTAGATCCTCTCAGTGGGTCATTATTGTcatcctttaagtttgaacCTGGGGAGACAGGTAAATGCATGGAATTGGTAAAGGTTGGACATGAACATGTTTTGGTGGTTGGAACTAGCCTATCTGCTGGCCCTGCTATAATGCCTAGTGGTGAAGCTGAAAG CACAAGTGGCCGTCTGATAGTCCTATGCCTTGAACACACACAAAATTCAGATACTGGATCCGCTACATTCAGTTCAAGGACCTTTTCATATTCTCAGCGAAGTTCACCATTTCGTGAAATTGGTGGGTGCTCTGCTGAACAGCTCTCTAGTGGTAGTATTTGTAGCAGCCCAGATGATGATAGTTCTGATGGTATCAAACTGGAAGAATCTGAAGCATGGCACTTACGATTAACTTATTCTACCATTTGGCCTGGAATGGTACTTGCTGTATGCCCATATCTTGATCGATATTTCTTGGCTTCTGCTGGTAATTCT TTCTATGTCTGTAGTTTTCCAAATGATAACCTCCAAAGGGTGCGGAGATTGGCTGTAGGAAGAACACGCTTTGTGATTATGACGTTAACTGCACACTTTACCAGAATTGCTGTTGGTGATTGCCGTGATGGCATTCTCTTCTATTCCTATCATGAA GATGCAAGGAAACTCGAACAAGTCTATTGTGATCCAGTTCAGAGGCTAGTTGCTGATTGTATTCTTATGGATGTTGATACTGCTGTTGTATCGGATCGGAAGGGGAGCATTGCAGTCTTGTCTTCTTCAGACCATTTAGAGG ATAATGCAAGTCCAGAATGCAACTTAACATTGAATTGCTCATATTATATGGGTGAAATAGCCATGAGCATCAGGAAG GGATCATTCTCATACAAACTTCCAGCGGATGATGtgttaaggggatatgctgtagCTAATACTATCTCTGACCTCTCACATAATAGTATTATGGCCAGTACATTATTAGGGGGTGTTGTGATCTTCATTCCTGTCACAAG GAGAGAATATGAGCTCTTAGAAGCTGTACAAGCTAGGCTTGTGATTCACCCGTTGACTGCGCCAATCCTAGGCAATGATCATAATGACTTCCGTGGCCGTGAAAGTTCG GTTGGGACACGGAAGATTCTCGACGGTGATATGCTGGCTCAGTTCTTGGAACTGACTAGCATGCAACAGGAAGCCGTATTAGCATTACCTCTCTCCTCACTGAATAAAGTAATGCTGAGTACAAAACAATCACCTCCAAGGATCACCGTTAATCAGGTCGTCCGACTACTTGAAAGAGTTCATTATGCCCTAAACTGA
- the LOC113774868 gene encoding splicing factor 3B subunit 3 isoform X2, with translation MHRFFPLTHVQLSSPGNGRDQIGRMLAVDSNGCFIAASAYEDKLALFSVSLSSGSDVIDKKIFLPPENQCNDKGFPSVCGTIWSMCFISKDLRQQSKERSPLLAVILNRRMSYYRNELLLLEWNLREQAVHVIFRYDEAGPLAHHVVEVPNSYGLAFLFRAGDALLMDFRDAHNPSVIFRTSLDFIPASVEEQNFAEDTATIRIPDIIDEEGMYSVAASALLELSDMRKSDSMDIDADTSIKPGSNYICSWSWEPGNVDNPRMIFSADSGDLFMIEISSDSHGLKVNLSDGLYKSLPSKALLWVEGGFLAAIVEMGDGMVLKLEDGGLYYRSPIQNIAPILDMSVVDYHGEKHDQMFACCGMAPEGSLRIIRSGISVDKLLKTAPIYHGITGTWALKMNVTDTCHSFLVLSFVEETRVLSVGVSFSDVTDSVGFQPDVCTLACGLVADGLLVQIHQNAVRLCVPINVAQSEGVPMSSPSCSSWGPDNMSISLGAVGHNVIAVATSSPCVLFILGIRSLSTYCYEIIQMQQVRLQNELSCISIPSRHLEHRSLPSQMNFRDTSPAVGLPSGVDINNAIIIGTHKPSVEVLSFSPDTGLQILAIGTISLTNTMGTIISGCVPQDVRLVLVDRLYILSGLRNGMLLRFEWPPDSAISPSDYTVMGSCLVNSLGSAMSTPPSNRGSLRSFSSFLEKTRDSFPVHLQLIAVRRIGITPVFLVPLSDYLDADIIVLSDRPWLLQTARHSLSYTSISFQPSTHVTPVCSGECPRGILFVAENSLHLVEMVSSKRLNVQKFHLGGTPRKVLYHSESRLLLVLRTELQNDSYSSDVCCVDPLSGSLLSSFKFEPGETGKCMELVKVGHEHVLVVGTSLSAGPAIMPSGEAESTSGRLIVLCLEHTQNSDTGSATFSSRTFSYSQRSSPFREIGGCSAEQLSSGSICSSPDDDSSDGIKLEESEAWHLRLTYSTIWPGMVLAVCPYLDRYFLASAGNSFYVCSFPNDNLQRVRRLAVGRTRFVIMTLTAHFTRIAVGDCRDGILFYSYHEDARKLEQVYCDPVQRLVADCILMDVDTAVVSDRKGSIAVLSSSDHLEDNASPECNLTLNCSYYMGEIAMSIRKGSFSYKLPADDVLRGYAVANTISDLSHNSIMASTLLGGVVIFIPVTRREYELLEAVQARLVIHPLTAPILGNDHNDFRGRESSVGTRKILDGDMLAQFLELTSMQQEAVLALPLSSLNKVMLSTKQSPPRITVNQVVRLLERVHYALN, from the exons ATGCACAG GTTTTTCCCCTTAACGCACGTGCAACTTTCGTCCCCAGGAAATGGAAGGGATCAAATTGGAAGGATGTTGGCTGTTGATTCCAA TGGTTGTTTCATTGCTGCAAGTGCATATGAGGACAAATTGGCTCTTTTTTCAGTGTCACTTTCTTCTGGCAGTGATGTCATCGATAAG aaaatctttttGCCCCCTGAAAATCAATGCAATGACAAAGGTTTTCCAAGTGTTTGTGGTACTATATGGAGCATGTGCTTTATCTCAAAAGATCTTCGTCAACAAAGTAAGGAGCGCAGCCCTCTATTAGCAGTTATTCTGAATAG GAGGATGTCATATTATCGGAATGAACTTCTTCTATTAGAGTGGAATCTCAGGGAGCAGGCTGTCCATGTAATATTCCGTTATGATGAAGCTGGACCTCTAGCACATCACGTAGTTGAAGTTCCTAATTCTTATGGATTAGCTTTTCTGTTCAGGGCTGGTGATGCACTATTAATGGATTTTAGGGATGCTCACAACCCTTCTGTAATTTTTAGAACTAGCTTGGATTTTATACCGGCTTCAGTGGAAGAGCAGAATTTTGCGGAAGATACTGCTACAATTAGAATTCCCGATATTATTGATGAAGAAGGAATGTACAGTGTTGCAGCCTCTGCATTGCTGGAGCTGAGTGACATGCGTAAGAGTGATTCAATGGATATTGATGCTGACACTAGCATAAAGCCAGGTTCTAACTATATTTGCTCCTGGAGCTGGGAGCCAGGGAATGTGGACAATCCGAGGATGATTTTCAGTGCAGACTCTGGAGATCTTTTTATGATTGAAATTTCTTCTGATTCTCATGGCCTGAAAGTAAATCTATCTGATGGTCTTTACAAAAGTTTACCTTCAAAGGCATTATTGTGGGTTGAGGGTGGGTTTTTGGCTGCAATTGTTGAGATGGGTGATGGAATGGTTTTAAAGCTGGAAGATGGAGGGCTATATTACAGAAGCCCAATTCAAAATATTGCACCAATTTTGGACATGTCAGTTGTTGATTATCATGGTGAGAAACATGACCAAATGTTTGCCTGTTGTGGGATGGCACCAGAGGGTTCATTGCGGATTATCAGAAGTGGTATCAGTGTGGACAAATTGTTGAAAACTGCCCCTATTTATCATGGTATAACTGGCACTTGGGCACTTAAAATGAATGTTACTGATACGTGTCATTCTTTCCTAGTGCTATCATTTGTTGAGGAGACCAGGGTGCTTTCTGTTGGTGTAAGCTTTTCTGATGTGACAGATTCAGTTGGTTTCCAACCAGATGTCTGCACACTGGCATGTGGTCTGGTGGCTGATGGTTTGCTGGTGCAAATCCACCAAAATGCGGTCAGACTCTGCGTGCCTATTAATGTAGCCCAATCTGAAGGTGTTCCCATGTCTTCTCCAAGTTGTTCGTCGTGGGGTCCTGATAATATGAGCATAAGCTTAGGAGCAGTTGGGCATAATGTGATAGCTGTGGCAACCTCTAGTCCCTGTGTCTTGTTTATTCTTGGTATCAGGTCCTTATCAACTTATTGTTATGAAATAATCCAAATGCAACAAGTGAGGCTGCAGAATGAGTTGTCCTGCATCTCAATACCTTCAAGACATCTAGAGCACAGATCATTACCATCCCAAATGAACTTCAGAGATACTAGCCCTGCTGTTGGGTTGCCGTCTGGAGTGGACATCAATAATGCCATTATCATCGGCACACACAAACCTTCAGTTGAGGTTTTGTCATTTTCCCCTGATACGGGTCTGCAAATTCTTGCTATAGGGACCATCTCTTTAACAAACACCATGGGAACGATTATCAGTGGCTGTGTTCCTCAAGATGTACGGCTTGTACTAGTTGATCGGCTTTACATTCTTTCAGGGTTGAGGAATGGTATGCTTCTTAGATTTGAATGGCCTCCTGATTCGGCTATCTCCCCCTCTGATTACACAGTTATGGGTTCCTGCTTGGTAAATTCATTGGGTTCAGCAATGTCTACTCCTCCAAGCAACAGAGGGTCCTTGAGGTCCTTTTCCAGTTTCTTGGAGAAGACAAGAGACAGCTTTCCTGTTCACCTTCAGCTTATTGCCGTTCGCCGCATCGGCATTACTCCTGTTTTTCTGGTTCCATTAAGCGATTACCTTGATGCTGACATAATTGTTTTGAGCGATAGGCCATGGTTACTGCAGACTGCAAGGCACAGCTTGTCATATACATCCATCTCTTTTCAACCTTCCACACATGTCACTCCAGTTTGCTCAGGAGAATGTCCTAGGGGAATTTTATTTGTTGCAGAGAATAGTCTTCATTTG GTGGAGATGGTGTCAAGTAAGAGGCTTAATGTGCAGAAGTTTCATCTTGGAGGCACACCAAGGAAGGTTTTATACCACAGTGAAAGCAGATTATTACTTGTCTTgaggactgaattgcaaaatgattcatattcatCTGATGTATGCTGTGTAGATCCTCTCAGTGGGTCATTATTGTcatcctttaagtttgaacCTGGGGAGACAGGTAAATGCATGGAATTGGTAAAGGTTGGACATGAACATGTTTTGGTGGTTGGAACTAGCCTATCTGCTGGCCCTGCTATAATGCCTAGTGGTGAAGCTGAAAG CACAAGTGGCCGTCTGATAGTCCTATGCCTTGAACACACACAAAATTCAGATACTGGATCCGCTACATTCAGTTCAAGGACCTTTTCATATTCTCAGCGAAGTTCACCATTTCGTGAAATTGGTGGGTGCTCTGCTGAACAGCTCTCTAGTGGTAGTATTTGTAGCAGCCCAGATGATGATAGTTCTGATGGTATCAAACTGGAAGAATCTGAAGCATGGCACTTACGATTAACTTATTCTACCATTTGGCCTGGAATGGTACTTGCTGTATGCCCATATCTTGATCGATATTTCTTGGCTTCTGCTGGTAATTCT TTCTATGTCTGTAGTTTTCCAAATGATAACCTCCAAAGGGTGCGGAGATTGGCTGTAGGAAGAACACGCTTTGTGATTATGACGTTAACTGCACACTTTACCAGAATTGCTGTTGGTGATTGCCGTGATGGCATTCTCTTCTATTCCTATCATGAA GATGCAAGGAAACTCGAACAAGTCTATTGTGATCCAGTTCAGAGGCTAGTTGCTGATTGTATTCTTATGGATGTTGATACTGCTGTTGTATCGGATCGGAAGGGGAGCATTGCAGTCTTGTCTTCTTCAGACCATTTAGAGG ATAATGCAAGTCCAGAATGCAACTTAACATTGAATTGCTCATATTATATGGGTGAAATAGCCATGAGCATCAGGAAG GGATCATTCTCATACAAACTTCCAGCGGATGATGtgttaaggggatatgctgtagCTAATACTATCTCTGACCTCTCACATAATAGTATTATGGCCAGTACATTATTAGGGGGTGTTGTGATCTTCATTCCTGTCACAAG GAGAGAATATGAGCTCTTAGAAGCTGTACAAGCTAGGCTTGTGATTCACCCGTTGACTGCGCCAATCCTAGGCAATGATCATAATGACTTCCGTGGCCGTGAAAGTTCG GTTGGGACACGGAAGATTCTCGACGGTGATATGCTGGCTCAGTTCTTGGAACTGACTAGCATGCAACAGGAAGCCGTATTAGCATTACCTCTCTCCTCACTGAATAAAGTAATGCTGAGTACAAAACAATCACCTCCAAGGATCACCGTTAATCAGGTCGTCCGACTACTTGAAAGAGTTCATTATGCCCTAAACTGA
- the LOC113775957 gene encoding strigolactone esterase D14-like, protein MDELSKCGSGILEALNTRVYGNATNTLVLSHGFGVDQTVWQFIIPVLACYFKVVVYDLVFSPNVSPKLYDPKRYSHNFSAYAEDLICILDQLHVKETVFIGHSMSAMIGCIAATKRPQLFQHLILLNGSPRYLDAQHYEGGFREQDLNAILTNLQRNFSAWAHDLAPSAIGVNNSEAIAKFEGTLAKMKPEIALDVAKTVFLGDNRHFLQHVRMRSTIIQPEKDIFVPLSVPRYMKKKLHAQLIILGISGHFPQLTAYALLLRVIKNLLILNSN, encoded by the exons ATGGATGAACTTAGCAAGTGTGGAAGTGGCATTCTGGAAGCTCTAAACACTAGGGTTTATGGAAATGCCACAAACACTTTAGTTCTCTCGCACGGTTTTGGTGTAGATCAGACAGTTTGGCAGTTCATCATACCAGTCCTAGCATGCTATTTTAAAGTGGTTGTCTATGATTTGGTGTTCTCACCAAACGTCAGTCCCAAACTCTATGACCCCAAGAGGTACTCCCACAACTTCAGTGCCTATGCTGAAGATTTgatttgcattcttgatcagcTCCATGTCAAGGAAACTGTCTTTATTGGGCACTCCATGTCTGCTATGATTGGATGCATAGCGGCCACAAAGAGGCCTCAACTCTTTCAACACCTCATTCTGCTAAATGGATCACCCAG GTATCTCGATGCACAGCACTACGAAGGTGGTTTCAGGGAACAAGACCTAAACGCCATTCTAACAAATTTGCAACGCAATTTTTCAGCCTGGGCTCATGATCTGGCCCCTAGTGCCATTGGCGTGAACAATAGTGAAGCTATAGCTAAGTTTGAAGGCACGCTTGCAAAGATGAAACCAGAAATTGCACTTGATGTTGCAAAAACTGTGTTTCTGGGCGACAATAGACATTTTCTGCAACATGTACGCATGCGCAGCACCATCATTCAGCCTGAGAAGGATATCTTTGTCCCGCTGTCAGTTCCACGTTACATGAAGAAGAAACTGCACGCTCAGCTCATAATCCTTGGAATCAGTGGACATTTTCCTCAGCTCACTGCTTATGCTCTGCTTTTACGTGTTATCAAGAATCTTCTCATTTTGAACTCCAATTAA